From Candidatus Dormiibacterota bacterium, a single genomic window includes:
- a CDS encoding FMN-binding protein, translating to MIIPRRALSALVATAAAVALLASFRTPDQATPRTAGVARSTLSAPASTAPPAAQGSTPPPPPPSVAVPTATATPTVAPPASAPPPTASAPAAAATPRIPTPAPPPTPRPAPPPTPRPQPTATPVAASGLHDGTWTGSDVVAGDAFRSFGDVQVQLVISGGRITDVRAVQMPTHARSGQISSSAGPQLRSEVLQAQSARIDTVSGATYTSQAYAQSAQAALDQARA from the coding sequence ATGATCATCCCCAGGCGCGCCCTCTCCGCCCTCGTGGCCACCGCCGCCGCGGTGGCGCTGCTGGCGAGCTTCCGGACGCCCGACCAGGCCACGCCGCGGACGGCGGGTGTGGCCCGGAGCACGCTGAGCGCGCCGGCCTCCACCGCCCCGCCGGCGGCGCAGGGGAGCACGCCGCCGCCGCCACCGCCGTCGGTCGCGGTCCCCACCGCGACCGCAACCCCCACCGTCGCGCCCCCGGCGAGCGCGCCGCCTCCCACCGCCTCCGCGCCCGCCGCCGCGGCCACTCCGCGCATCCCCACCCCGGCTCCGCCCCCGACCCCCCGGCCAGCGCCGCCGCCGACGCCGCGACCGCAGCCCACCGCGACCCCGGTCGCCGCCTCCGGGTTGCACGACGGCACCTGGACGGGCAGCGACGTGGTCGCCGGCGACGCCTTCCGCAGCTTCGGCGACGTCCAGGTGCAGCTGGTGATCAGCGGCGGCCGGATCACCGACGTGCGGGCGGTGCAGATGCCCACCCACGCCCGATCCGGGCAGATCAGCAGCTCTGCCGGGCCCCAGCTGCGCAGCGAGGTGCTCCAGGCGCAGAGCGCGCGGATCGACACGGTCTCGGGCGCGACCTACACCAGCCAGGCCTACGCGCAGTCGGCGCAGGCCGCACTCGACCAGGCCCGGGCCTGA
- a CDS encoding FMN-binding protein → MIVPARAATAVLGTIAAVALLASFRTPDTTATRVAGLPAAPSGDPTPAAQPAAAGAGTATDQAGPAASTATPAPSPAGGSHLRDGRYSGEDVSMRYGDVQVRVVVSGGRITDVQAVQLPSDRSRSAYISQVAGPMLHDEVLTAQSAQIDTISGATYTSDAYAQSVQAALDQAHA, encoded by the coding sequence ATGATCGTCCCCGCACGCGCCGCCACCGCCGTCCTCGGCACCATCGCCGCGGTCGCTCTTCTCGCCAGCTTCCGGACGCCGGACACGACCGCGACCCGCGTCGCCGGCCTCCCCGCCGCACCCTCCGGTGACCCGACCCCGGCGGCGCAGCCGGCCGCCGCCGGAGCGGGCACCGCCACCGACCAGGCCGGGCCGGCGGCCTCCACCGCCACGCCGGCGCCGTCGCCCGCCGGCGGCAGCCACCTCAGGGACGGGCGCTACTCCGGCGAGGACGTGAGCATGCGATACGGCGACGTCCAGGTGCGGGTGGTCGTCTCCGGGGGCCGCATCACCGACGTCCAGGCGGTGCAGCTGCCCAGTGATCGCTCCCGCTCCGCGTACATCAGCCAGGTCGCCGGGCCGATGCTCCACGACGAGGTGCTGACGGCGCAGAGCGCCCAGATCGACACCATCTCCGGGGCGACCTACACCAGCGACGCCTACGCCCAGTCGGTCCAGG
- the accC gene encoding acetyl-CoA carboxylase biotin carboxylase subunit, whose translation MFDTVLVANRGEIALRVIRACRDLGVRSVAVHSEADAGAAFARLADEAVEIGPAAPSQSYLRIDRIIEAAQRTGAQAIHPGYGFLSENQAFARACAAAGIAFVGPPPEAMAAMGEKVPARERMEAAGVPVVPGSGALGDVEEALAAAGRVGYPVLIKASAGGGGIGMRVARDEPELRAGLEAARSTAERAFGDATVFLERYVEEPRHIEIQVLADAHGNTVHLGERECSIQRRHQKVLEESPSPVIDPEQRARMGEAAVTAARAVGYVNAGTVEFIYSRGEFFFLEMNTRLQVEHPVTEEVQGVDLVVEQLRIAAGERLELRQEDVAPRGWSIECRVNAEDPLRDFMPTPGRVTVYREPSGPGVRVDSSLVVASTVSPHYDPMIAKLIVWGPTRGAAVARMRRALREYVIGGITTNIPFHLALLDEPDFVAGRLSTHFIPEHPHLLDRTAEWVERKRTLDAALRDGARIAAIGAAIAVTM comes from the coding sequence ATGTTCGACACCGTCCTCGTCGCCAACCGCGGCGAGATCGCGCTGCGGGTGATCCGCGCCTGCCGCGACCTCGGGGTGCGCAGCGTCGCGGTGCACAGCGAGGCCGACGCCGGCGCCGCGTTCGCGCGGCTCGCCGACGAGGCGGTCGAGATCGGCCCGGCCGCGCCGTCGCAGTCGTACCTGCGCATCGACCGGATCATCGAGGCGGCGCAGCGCACCGGCGCCCAGGCGATCCACCCCGGCTACGGCTTCCTCAGCGAGAACCAGGCCTTCGCGCGGGCCTGCGCCGCGGCCGGCATCGCCTTCGTGGGGCCGCCGCCCGAGGCGATGGCGGCGATGGGCGAGAAGGTGCCCGCCCGCGAGCGCATGGAGGCCGCCGGGGTGCCGGTGGTGCCCGGCTCGGGGGCGCTGGGGGACGTCGAGGAGGCGCTCGCGGCGGCCGGCCGGGTCGGCTACCCGGTGCTGATCAAGGCGAGCGCCGGCGGCGGTGGCATCGGCATGCGCGTGGCCCGTGACGAGCCCGAGCTGCGCGCCGGGCTGGAGGCGGCGAGGAGCACCGCCGAGCGCGCCTTCGGCGACGCCACCGTCTTCCTCGAGCGCTACGTCGAGGAGCCGCGTCACATCGAGATCCAGGTCCTCGCCGACGCCCACGGGAACACCGTCCACCTCGGCGAGCGGGAGTGCAGCATCCAGCGCCGCCACCAGAAGGTGCTCGAGGAGTCGCCCTCGCCGGTCATCGACCCCGAGCAGCGCGCCCGGATGGGCGAGGCCGCGGTCACCGCCGCCCGCGCCGTCGGCTACGTGAACGCCGGCACCGTGGAGTTCATCTACAGCCGGGGCGAGTTCTTCTTCCTCGAGATGAACACCCGCCTGCAGGTCGAGCACCCGGTGACCGAGGAGGTCCAGGGTGTCGACCTGGTGGTCGAGCAGCTGCGCATCGCCGCCGGCGAGCGGCTGGAGCTCCGCCAGGAGGACGTGGCGCCCCGGGGCTGGTCGATCGAGTGCCGGGTGAACGCGGAGGATCCGCTCCGGGACTTCATGCCCACCCCCGGCCGGGTCACCGTCTACCGCGAACCCAGCGGCCCCGGGGTGCGGGTGGACAGCTCCCTGGTGGTCGCCTCCACCGTCTCCCCCCACTACGACCCGATGATCGCCAAGCTGATCGTCTGGGGGCCGACCCGCGGCGCGGCGGTCGCCCGGATGCGCCGGGCGCTGCGCGAGTACGTGATCGGGGGCATCACCACCAACATCCCCTTCCACCTCGCCCTCCTCGACGAGCCCGACTTCGTCGCCGGCAGGCTCTCCACCCACTTCATCCCCGAGCACCCCCACCTCCTCGACCGCACCGCCGAGTGGGTGGAGCGCAAGCGCACCCTCGACGCCGCGCTCCGCGATGGGGCCCGGATCGCGGCCATCGGCGCGGCGATCGCGGTCACCAT
- a CDS encoding pyruvate carboxylase subunit B — MASLELVETALRHGQQSLLLSRLRLRHIIPVAALLDRCGFASLDVFGGATFEACIRFLGEDPFERLRALKEAAPSTPLLALVRGQALVGHRQMADDVVDAFVRVSAEAGIDIFRCYDSLNDVRNLERIVTAVHAARRHAEGALVYTESPVHDVDRFIALGARLRDLGYDALCIYDPAGLLGAGTATALVRGLIAETGLPVNVHSAALTGQAGLTYLAAAEAGASSLDVALSPLADGSSLPATEGVIHALVGTAQETACDLDTVAAATGMLEESMGLYRALADPAAWRLDTSVLRTQLPPAAVDHLHAELRDRDAMGRLAEVQLEIPRVRAELGHPPLITPIAQIVATQAVYNVCDGERYATISQEVKDYCLGLYGEPPGPVDPGVRRVVNGREEPITCRPADLLEPQLPLLRHETERDGIPIRDDGDLVAYALFPAETAALLRGEAVAELLGDEPEPEPENAGPGAANPAEEASSVAAPAPPPAPPDEVRQLTVEVDGEQYTVRVTAPAGTFGGGGGGAAVDGVAAGAGRPVIREGTVLAPMQGLILRVPVAVGDTVALGDVVAVLEAMKMQNDVTATRAGVVREVYVTEGTVVSPQDPIVHVE; from the coding sequence ATGGCCAGTCTCGAACTGGTGGAGACGGCGCTCCGTCATGGTCAGCAGAGCCTTCTGCTCAGCCGTCTTCGCCTGCGTCACATCATCCCTGTTGCCGCGCTCCTCGATCGGTGCGGCTTCGCCAGCCTGGACGTCTTCGGCGGCGCCACGTTCGAGGCCTGCATCCGCTTCCTGGGCGAGGACCCGTTCGAGCGTCTGCGCGCCCTGAAGGAGGCCGCCCCGTCGACGCCGCTGCTCGCGCTGGTGCGCGGCCAGGCGCTGGTGGGCCATCGCCAGATGGCCGACGACGTCGTCGACGCCTTCGTCCGGGTGAGCGCCGAGGCCGGCATCGACATCTTCCGCTGCTACGACTCGCTCAACGACGTCCGCAACCTCGAGCGCATCGTCACCGCGGTGCACGCCGCCCGCAGGCATGCCGAGGGGGCGCTCGTGTACACCGAGTCGCCGGTCCACGACGTCGACCGCTTCATCGCCCTGGGGGCGCGGCTCCGCGACCTCGGCTACGACGCCCTCTGCATCTACGATCCCGCCGGCCTGCTCGGCGCGGGCACCGCGACCGCATTGGTGCGGGGGCTGATCGCGGAGACCGGCCTCCCCGTCAACGTGCACTCCGCGGCGCTCACCGGCCAGGCGGGGCTCACCTACCTCGCCGCCGCCGAGGCGGGGGCCTCCTCGCTCGATGTCGCCCTCTCGCCGCTCGCCGACGGTTCCTCGCTGCCGGCCACCGAGGGAGTGATCCACGCGCTCGTCGGCACCGCCCAGGAGACCGCCTGCGACCTCGACACCGTCGCCGCCGCCACCGGGATGCTCGAGGAGTCGATGGGCCTCTACCGGGCCCTCGCCGACCCCGCCGCGTGGCGGCTGGACACCTCGGTGCTGCGCACCCAGCTGCCCCCGGCGGCGGTCGACCACCTCCATGCCGAGCTGCGCGACCGCGACGCGATGGGGCGGCTCGCCGAGGTGCAGCTGGAGATCCCCCGGGTGCGCGCCGAGCTCGGTCACCCACCGCTGATCACCCCGATCGCCCAGATCGTCGCCACCCAGGCGGTCTACAACGTCTGCGACGGCGAGCGCTACGCCACCATCAGCCAGGAGGTCAAGGACTACTGCCTCGGCCTCTACGGCGAGCCTCCGGGCCCGGTCGATCCCGGGGTGCGGCGGGTGGTGAACGGCCGCGAGGAGCCGATCACCTGCCGGCCGGCCGACCTGCTCGAGCCCCAGCTGCCGCTGCTGCGCCACGAGACCGAGCGCGACGGGATCCCCATCCGCGACGACGGCGACCTGGTCGCCTACGCCCTCTTCCCCGCGGAGACCGCGGCGCTGCTCCGCGGCGAGGCGGTGGCCGAGCTGCTCGGCGACGAGCCCGAGCCCGAGCCCGAGAACGCCGGTCCGGGCGCGGCGAACCCCGCCGAGGAGGCCTCGTCGGTGGCCGCGCCCGCGCCCCCGCCGGCGCCGCCCGACGAGGTCCGGCAGCTCACCGTCGAGGTCGACGGCGAGCAGTACACGGTGAGGGTCACCGCCCCGGCGGGCACCTTCGGCGGCGGCGGCGGGGGCGCGGCCGTCGACGGCGTCGCCGCGGGCGCCGGCCGCCCCGTGATCCGTGAGGGGACGGTGCTGGCGCCGATGCAGGGCCTGATCCTGCGCGTCCCCGTCGCCGTCGGCGACACCGTGGCCCTCGGTGACGTGGTCGCCGTGCTCGAGGCGATGAAGATGCAGAACGACGTCACCGCCACCCGTGCCGGCGTGGTCCGCGAGGTCTACGTCACCGAGGGCACGGTGGTCTCGCCCCAGGATCCCATCGTCCACGTCGAGTGA
- a CDS encoding ferric reductase-like transmembrane domain-containing protein: MLALLGVNAVLIVGMWIRHGGLSTLTSASADLTAAGELTALLGTYAALVQLLLMSRSPVVEQLAGPDRVAHWHRWLGFSCTLLICGHVVLTTVGYALGDGSSVAAEAWTLLTTYPWMLMAAAGTVCLLMVAVTSVRIARRRLRYETWHFVHLYAYLAIALSLGHELAVGNDLSTDPVARVYWIGLYLVVAGCVLAFRVGRPLRHALRHRLRIARVVPEASGVVSIYVTGRDLDQLRARAGQFFRWRFLAGDGWWKAHPFSLSAAPNARFLRLTVKAVGDGSAEVQRLAPGTRVMAEGPYGILTAHRRRRPGVLLIAGGVGITPLRALLEELGGRGAVTLLYRASSWEDVLFRAEIDDLMRARRGTVHYLVGRRGTPELGDDPLGVGALRRLVPDLRERDVFLCGPAGMIRGVREALGQLGVSDEQIHDERFALL; encoded by the coding sequence GTGCTCGCGCTGCTCGGCGTCAACGCGGTGCTGATCGTGGGCATGTGGATCCGGCACGGCGGCCTGAGCACGCTGACCAGCGCCTCGGCGGATCTCACCGCGGCGGGGGAGCTCACCGCGCTGCTGGGCACCTACGCCGCGCTCGTCCAGCTCCTGCTGATGTCGCGCAGCCCGGTGGTCGAGCAGCTGGCGGGCCCTGACCGGGTCGCCCACTGGCACCGGTGGCTGGGCTTCTCCTGCACCCTGCTGATCTGCGGCCACGTGGTGCTGACCACGGTCGGCTACGCCCTCGGCGACGGCAGCAGCGTCGCCGCCGAGGCCTGGACCCTGCTCACCACCTACCCCTGGATGCTGATGGCGGCGGCCGGGACCGTCTGCCTGCTCATGGTCGCGGTCACCTCGGTCCGGATCGCCCGCCGGCGGCTGCGCTACGAGACCTGGCACTTCGTCCATCTCTACGCCTACCTCGCCATCGCCCTCAGCCTCGGCCACGAGCTGGCGGTGGGAAACGACCTCTCCACCGACCCGGTGGCCCGCGTCTACTGGATCGGGCTGTACCTCGTGGTGGCCGGCTGCGTGCTCGCCTTCCGGGTCGGCCGCCCGCTCCGCCACGCCCTGCGCCACCGGCTGCGGATCGCCCGGGTGGTGCCGGAGGCCAGCGGCGTGGTGTCGATCTACGTCACCGGGCGCGACCTCGACCAGCTGCGGGCCCGCGCCGGCCAGTTCTTCCGCTGGCGCTTCCTCGCCGGGGACGGCTGGTGGAAGGCGCACCCCTTCTCGCTCTCGGCGGCGCCGAACGCACGCTTCCTGCGGCTCACCGTCAAGGCGGTGGGCGACGGAAGCGCCGAGGTCCAGCGCCTGGCGCCGGGCACGCGGGTGATGGCCGAGGGACCCTACGGCATCCTCACGGCGCACCGGCGGCGGCGCCCGGGGGTGCTGCTGATCGCCGGCGGCGTCGGCATCACCCCGCTGCGCGCCCTCCTCGAGGAGCTCGGCGGCCGGGGCGCGGTCACCCTGCTCTATCGCGCCAGCAGCTGGGAGGACGTCCTCTTCCGCGCCGAGATCGACGACCTGATGCGGGCCCGCCGCGGCACCGTCCACTACCTCGTGGGCCGCCGGGGCACCCCCGAGCTCGGCGACGACCCGCTCGGCGTCGGCGCGCTGCGCCGGCTGGTCCCCGACCTGCGCGAGCGCGACGTCTTCCTCTGCGGGCCCGCCGGGATGATCCGCGGGGTCCGCGAGGCCCTGGGCCAGCTCGGCGTCTCCGACGAGCAGATCCACGACGAGCGCTTCGCGCTGCTCTGA